The Brachyspira hyodysenteriae ATCC 27164 genome includes a window with the following:
- a CDS encoding cyclic nucleotide-binding domain-containing protein, whose translation MDKYDTVNFNKNDIIIKSGENPPKYFYILMDGKATSYYDFYKEYKHKNVKGSIIGLISAIIEEPYFSTVEVEETSELIKINIESIINIKDENLLIKMYNYLYFILETWLSKYYTILAVNKVDLYNKDDTITMANIYKNNGYIDASYKLCLKYIELFPESNDITKVKKFINDIENIKYTKELEHIENNIYKFPKGYCIYTEIYSSDNIYIIQSGKVGIYSIVNSKQIVRNIYTDGYIINGYNPTLEYQPLLTTAIVLEDSIINIMTKNQLIDMIYNNKSLRINFIKMVAIKVNNAVLKVKAMKKDELSTKLIIIIYSVLKMETLYNKDITKLTLLYTIEDIKNMLNIDADNKEICNELKNIQYVELDSNSNIKITNIENYFKKYKNYII comes from the coding sequence ATGGATAAATATGATACAGTAAACTTCAATAAAAATGACATTATTATTAAATCCGGTGAAAATCCTCCCAAATATTTTTACATATTAATGGATGGTAAAGCTACATCATATTATGACTTTTACAAAGAATATAAACATAAAAATGTAAAAGGAAGCATAATAGGATTAATATCAGCTATCATAGAAGAACCATATTTTTCAACAGTAGAAGTAGAAGAAACTTCAGAGCTTATAAAAATAAACATTGAAAGCATTATAAATATAAAAGATGAAAATCTGCTTATAAAAATGTATAACTATTTATATTTCATATTGGAAACTTGGCTAAGCAAATATTATACTATATTAGCTGTAAATAAAGTAGATTTGTATAATAAAGATGATACTATAACTATGGCAAATATTTATAAAAATAATGGATATATAGATGCAAGTTATAAATTATGTTTAAAATATATTGAACTTTTTCCTGAAAGCAATGATATAACTAAAGTCAAAAAATTCATAAATGACATAGAAAATATAAAATATACTAAAGAATTAGAACATATAGAAAATAATATATATAAATTCCCAAAAGGATATTGCATATATACGGAAATATATTCAAGCGATAATATATATATAATACAATCCGGTAAAGTTGGAATATATAGTATAGTTAATTCAAAACAGATAGTTAGAAATATTTATACAGATGGGTATATTATAAACGGATATAATCCTACACTAGAGTATCAGCCATTATTAACAACAGCTATAGTACTTGAAGATTCTATTATAAATATAATGACTAAAAATCAATTAATAGATATGATATATAATAATAAATCATTAAGAATTAATTTCATAAAAATGGTAGCAATTAAAGTAAATAATGCCGTTTTAAAAGTTAAAGCTATGAAAAAAGATGAATTAAGTACTAAATTAATAATTATTATATATTCTGTACTTAAAATGGAAACTTTGTATAATAAAGATATCACAAAATTAACATTATTGTATACTATAGAAGATATAAAAAATATGCTTAATATCGATGCTGATAATAAAGAAATATGTAATGAATTGAAAAATATACAATATGTAGAATTAGATAGTAACTCCAATATCAAAATAACAAACATCGAAAATTATTTTAAAAAATATAAAAATTATATAATATAA
- a CDS encoding cyclic nucleotide-binding domain-containing protein, giving the protein MIDFNIIEFKKDSAIFVAGENAREVFYIIKEGTIVEKNYVIENTNFEFVAGDIIGMVSAILSEPYYSTAIAATDVQLVEIHVKDIYNIEDTKIIEKIYKYLIKFMEIWLGKYFYKLSESLNIGSYKENNALEIANIYNDNGYKSTALYMYKKIIEIFPNEDHTEINEKIHDIESNYNIKPPLEISYNLYEYKNGTCIFSEFENNTELYVIRDGKVGVYSVFDGKIITRIIFKSGNIIGYKPILGNKLLLTTCIVLEDTILQVINKEDFLRLASNNTKLQYHLVNIMARRTYNTIIKSYSITIKNPIGKFYNMVYSFIKTELLFDKNIDFLELPYTAHDICSMVGIENVNYIKSEINKVKVILFSSNEKIIIPNIQSFFKEYDMYRKRNSNPNISQ; this is encoded by the coding sequence ATGATTGATTTTAATATAATTGAATTTAAAAAAGATTCTGCAATATTTGTTGCTGGAGAAAATGCAAGAGAAGTATTTTATATAATCAAAGAAGGTACAATAGTAGAGAAAAATTATGTTATAGAAAATACTAATTTTGAATTTGTAGCTGGAGATATAATAGGTATGGTTTCTGCTATACTTTCAGAACCTTATTATTCAACAGCAATAGCAGCAACAGATGTACAGTTAGTAGAAATACATGTTAAAGATATATACAATATAGAAGATACAAAGATAATAGAAAAAATATATAAGTATTTAATAAAATTTATGGAAATATGGTTGGGTAAATATTTTTATAAATTGTCTGAATCTTTAAATATTGGAAGCTATAAAGAAAATAATGCACTTGAAATAGCAAATATTTATAATGATAATGGATATAAATCTACTGCTCTTTATATGTATAAAAAAATAATAGAAATTTTCCCTAATGAAGATCATACAGAAATAAATGAAAAAATACATGATATAGAAAGCAATTACAATATAAAACCTCCTTTGGAAATAAGTTATAATCTATATGAATATAAAAACGGCACATGTATATTTTCTGAATTTGAAAACAATACAGAGCTATATGTAATAAGAGATGGAAAAGTTGGTGTATACAGTGTATTTGACGGAAAAATTATTACCAGAATAATATTTAAAAGCGGAAATATTATAGGATATAAACCAATATTAGGAAACAAACTATTACTTACAACTTGTATAGTACTAGAAGATACAATATTACAAGTTATAAATAAAGAAGATTTTTTAAGACTAGCATCTAATAATACTAAATTGCAATATCATCTTGTTAATATAATGGCAAGAAGAACATATAATACTATAATAAAAAGCTACAGTATTACCATAAAAAACCCTATAGGAAAATTTTATAATATGGTATACTCATTTATTAAAACAGAATTGCTTTTTGATAAAAACATAGATTTTTTAGAACTGCCATACACTGCTCATGATATATGCAGTATGGTTGGTATAGAAAATGTTAATTATATAAAATCAGAAATAAATAAAGTAAAAGTAATATTATTCTCTAGTAATGAAAAAATAATAATACCAAATATACAAAGCTTTTTCAAAGAGTATGATATGTATAGAAAAAGAAATTCCAATCCAAATATATCACAGTAA
- the tyrS gene encoding tyrosine--tRNA ligase — translation MEDKKYSVEESIELITRGISEVIGLDEIKEKLKSGKQLTVKAGFDPTAPDIHLGHTVLLRKMRHFQLLGHKVIFLIGDFTGRIGDPSGKTKTRPRLTLEDVLKNAETYKQQVFKILDPEKTIVEFNSKWLEKMSFADVLGLTSRYTVAQMIERDDFSKRYKNGQPISIMEFLYPLAQGYDSVALECDVELGGNDQKFNLLVGRTLMKEYGLSPQAVITVPLLEGLDGVEKMSKSLGNYIGIYDSAKDMYGKAMSIPDSLISKYMELLTDIPIDDIKNYVKAMENGENPRNIKGILAKEIVKIYHGEEEALNAEEEFKRIFSSKGLPDEIEEVTINKDENILNVLATCMSSESKSNLKRLVSQGSVTLDNEKINDINALVSKEGILKVGKRNFFKIKFS, via the coding sequence ATGGAAGATAAAAAATACAGTGTTGAAGAATCTATAGAATTAATTACAAGAGGAATCAGCGAAGTTATTGGATTAGATGAAATAAAAGAAAAATTAAAAAGCGGAAAACAATTAACTGTAAAAGCAGGATTCGATCCTACAGCACCTGATATACATTTAGGTCATACTGTACTTTTAAGAAAAATGAGACATTTTCAATTATTGGGTCATAAAGTAATATTCTTGATAGGGGACTTTACCGGAAGAATAGGGGATCCTTCAGGAAAAACTAAAACCAGACCAAGACTTACATTAGAAGATGTTTTGAAAAATGCAGAAACCTATAAGCAGCAGGTTTTTAAAATATTAGATCCTGAAAAAACAATAGTAGAGTTTAATTCTAAATGGCTTGAAAAAATGAGTTTTGCAGATGTATTAGGATTAACTTCAAGATATACAGTGGCACAGATGATAGAGAGAGATGATTTTTCTAAAAGATATAAAAACGGACAGCCTATTAGTATTATGGAATTTTTATATCCTCTGGCACAAGGATACGATTCTGTTGCTTTAGAATGCGATGTTGAGCTTGGAGGTAATGATCAGAAATTTAATTTGCTTGTTGGAAGAACTTTAATGAAGGAATACGGATTATCTCCTCAGGCAGTTATTACTGTACCATTGTTAGAAGGTTTAGATGGTGTTGAGAAGATGAGTAAATCTTTAGGAAATTATATTGGTATATATGACAGTGCTAAAGATATGTATGGTAAGGCAATGAGTATACCAGATAGTTTAATATCAAAGTATATGGAACTTCTTACAGATATACCTATAGATGATATAAAAAATTATGTTAAAGCTATGGAAAATGGAGAAAATCCTAGAAACATAAAAGGAATATTGGCAAAAGAGATAGTAAAAATATATCATGGAGAAGAAGAGGCTTTGAATGCTGAAGAAGAGTTTAAAAGAATATTTAGCTCTAAAGGACTTCCAGATGAAATAGAAGAAGTTACTATCAATAAAGATGAGAATATTTTGAATGTATTAGCTACATGTATGTCATCAGAAAGTAAGTCAAATTTAAAAAGACTTGTTTCTCAAGGCAGCGTAACATTAGATAATGAAAAGATAAATGATATAAACGCATTGGTTTCAAAAGAGGGTATTTTAAAAGTAGGTAAACGCAATTTCTTTAAAATTAAATTTTCTTAA
- a CDS encoding LPS-assembly protein LptD, which yields MRIFILLLFTLIFNVCLYAQDTNVNNTAATNNTTAATNNVGESAIMQINRFDAKRNPVSFINLVNFTPYYVLQEYARVNNIEIYPYDTESTLRARIIERQVNIKQEVINNKDEIREVARTTINRGGAQVELIGADFAERYTIDEAGEELISLYGNVTMKMYNNTLVADKVVYSLKTGEVFASGNLTVASEGSTFKGEWFMLNRESKRGILFGGNTKFMSFTVEGRIIKFNDQDFFAENSSVSFSRLTPIAHDFLASRVYLWDTKKMMVFNSIYRVGRQPVFYFPLFIQNNFGTGIISSFGQSLREGVYIQNYKIFNLYGVQHKIRFDAYQKLGFLLGDEIRYTSQYQDLALDAMFAFGRQYYLFDSYITSSVGFGTRYVNYFGSGEGGKFVPRYKFQYDHTIQLYNSQNINSYITGKLNLNSDLYFRSDFYNQRGQFDILTFFTSLTGNLQDIGDSYPENYIENSVYLNNNIYGLNLKVGAEWDLESVRNISVDVNTNFDYYMPKPYKLVLPSVEASYNSIFGNETSYYFPNLNINYNLRANYNHTINYKTSEGIAFYNNPMLDSQLNDKLAERDNLNLHGDISRAFTNDFLRFVPSFNMEYSYQNSIDPKAEDLIYDKDNTYFGIGTGMNFSMFLPYSILPYDFTRYFEPTVRWDTTYTLGYRFKEKYIDTDYKDSQFGEFNNHSFTTRFSMGGTGYSLFYLPDLNLNMETFITTGYDFIPSYNSETRTYQVEFSTNKMLTTEVGASARLLYNQSYVSYDITRNLLGTNLTANRINAYFHFPIPLGKITDWILIKNNKRPFFDGIVNDFNLYFGFAFTHDFINYRYNTTAFTFGIELQVLEQWKFRIATTSANENAYRYIKSYAEKENQTWVNPFWDIINSFNFSDSKKRTESLFKLKSIEASVWHELDGWQIQATFAVRPSTLPSDITSGSVKGVYWNKEFWIEFTLTDFPNVGLPKKEYNLNSTITDLQDSAAVTTP from the coding sequence ATGCGAATCTTTATCTTGTTATTATTTACATTGATTTTTAATGTATGTTTATATGCTCAGGATACTAATGTAAATAATACAGCAGCAACAAATAATACTACTGCAGCAACCAATAATGTAGGCGAAAGTGCAATAATGCAGATAAATAGATTTGATGCTAAAAGAAATCCTGTATCATTTATTAATTTAGTTAATTTTACACCATATTATGTATTGCAGGAATATGCTAGGGTTAATAATATAGAAATTTATCCCTATGATACTGAAAGTACATTAAGAGCAAGAATCATTGAAAGACAAGTAAATATAAAACAGGAAGTTATTAATAATAAAGATGAAATACGCGAAGTAGCAAGAACAACTATAAATAGAGGCGGTGCTCAGGTAGAACTTATAGGTGCAGATTTTGCTGAAAGATATACCATAGATGAAGCAGGTGAAGAGCTTATATCATTATATGGTAATGTTACCATGAAAATGTATAATAATACATTAGTTGCTGATAAGGTTGTTTATAGCTTAAAAACAGGAGAAGTTTTTGCTTCAGGAAATTTAACTGTAGCATCTGAAGGAAGTACTTTCAAAGGTGAATGGTTTATGCTTAATAGAGAAAGTAAAAGAGGCATACTATTCGGCGGAAATACGAAATTCATGAGTTTTACAGTTGAAGGGCGTATAATTAAATTTAATGACCAAGATTTTTTTGCTGAAAACAGCAGTGTGAGTTTTTCACGTCTTACTCCTATAGCGCATGATTTTTTAGCGAGCAGAGTTTATCTTTGGGATACTAAAAAGATGATGGTTTTCAATAGTATCTATAGGGTAGGAAGACAGCCTGTATTTTATTTTCCATTATTTATACAGAATAATTTTGGTACTGGTATAATATCTTCTTTTGGGCAGTCTTTGAGAGAAGGTGTTTATATTCAAAATTATAAGATATTTAATTTATATGGTGTGCAGCATAAGATAAGATTCGATGCCTATCAGAAATTAGGTTTTTTATTAGGAGATGAAATAAGGTATACAAGTCAGTATCAGGATTTAGCACTTGATGCTATGTTTGCTTTTGGAAGGCAGTATTATTTATTTGATTCCTATATTACTTCAAGTGTAGGATTTGGTACAAGGTATGTTAACTATTTTGGATCAGGTGAAGGCGGAAAGTTTGTACCAAGATATAAATTTCAATATGATCATACCATTCAATTATATAATAGCCAAAATATAAATAGTTATATTACAGGAAAGTTAAATTTAAATAGCGACTTATATTTCAGATCTGATTTTTACAATCAAAGAGGACAGTTTGATATATTAACATTTTTTACATCACTTACAGGAAATTTGCAGGACATAGGAGATTCTTATCCTGAAAATTATATTGAAAATTCTGTTTATCTTAATAATAATATTTACGGACTTAATTTAAAAGTTGGTGCAGAATGGGATTTAGAATCTGTTAGAAATATATCGGTTGATGTTAATACTAATTTCGACTATTATATGCCTAAACCATATAAACTTGTACTTCCTTCTGTAGAAGCTAGTTACAATTCTATATTTGGAAATGAGACATCTTATTACTTTCCAAATCTTAACATTAACTATAATTTAAGAGCTAATTATAATCATACTATAAATTATAAGACTTCTGAAGGTATTGCTTTTTATAACAATCCTATGCTTGACTCACAATTAAATGATAAACTTGCTGAAAGAGATAATCTTAATTTACATGGTGATATATCAAGAGCTTTTACTAATGATTTTTTAAGATTTGTACCTAGCTTTAATATGGAATACTCATATCAAAATAGTATAGATCCTAAAGCAGAAGATTTGATTTATGATAAAGATAATACTTACTTTGGTATAGGCACAGGAATGAATTTTTCTATGTTTTTACCTTACAGTATATTGCCATATGATTTCACAAGATATTTTGAACCTACTGTTAGATGGGATACAACATATACATTGGGATATAGATTTAAAGAAAAATACATTGATACAGATTATAAAGATTCTCAATTCGGTGAATTTAATAATCATAGCTTTACAACTAGATTTTCTATGGGCGGAACCGGATACAGCTTATTTTATTTGCCTGATTTGAATCTCAATATGGAAACATTTATAACTACAGGTTATGATTTTATACCTAGTTATAATTCAGAAACAAGAACTTATCAAGTTGAATTTTCTACAAATAAAATGCTTACAACTGAAGTAGGTGCTTCAGCAAGACTTTTATATAATCAATCTTATGTTTCTTATGATATAACTAGAAATTTATTAGGAACTAATTTAACAGCAAATAGAATAAATGCATATTTTCACTTTCCTATACCTTTAGGTAAAATTACAGATTGGATTTTAATAAAAAACAATAAAAGACCTTTCTTTGATGGTATAGTTAATGATTTTAATTTATATTTTGGTTTTGCCTTTACTCATGATTTTATAAATTATAGATATAATACTACCGCATTTACATTTGGTATAGAGCTTCAGGTTTTGGAACAATGGAAATTTAGAATAGCAACTACTAGTGCAAATGAGAATGCATATAGATATATAAAATCTTATGCAGAAAAAGAAAATCAAACTTGGGTTAATCCTTTTTGGGATATCATAAATTCATTCAATTTCTCTGACAGTAAAAAAAGAACTGAAAGTTTATTTAAATTAAAATCTATAGAAGCTAGTGTTTGGCATGAATTAGACGGATGGCAGATTCAGGCTACATTTGCTGTAAGACCTTCTACTCTCCCTTCTGATATTACTTCAGGTTCAGTAAAAGGAGTTTATTGGAACAAGGAGTTTTGGATTGAATTTACTCTTACAGACTTTCCTAATGTTGGATTGCCTAAGAAAGAATATAATCTTAATAGTACTATTACCGATTTACAAGATAGTGCTGCTGTTACTACTCCATGA
- a CDS encoding ankyrin repeat domain-containing protein, with the protein MKKIFIIMLYFSVFLFAEDFTEILTNEVSEENLIVSYESIYDAIDNYDAEYIRTAISNGNININSKLPDDYTNNLGGATPLLYSIYKNAGEITEILIENGANLKARDFKTWNSIMYAAAFSDLNTISLLAEKDSTLLDTKTEFNVTPLHIACDYNNLETVMYLCTNSNIDINARDIDGWTALYHAAHSKSMETYNLLIILGADTNIADNNNVLPETVLTRKIEDEVNELRDIDIELFKAIEKDDYRNIRALINRGANINAKDGYGLSALHLAIKNNSFKSVDVLLANKNIDLESKLPEGYFTHLGDDSTDAVYIGKATPLIYAIFKSKGDSRIFNELMKKGANVNATDEEGWTTFLYAAAFGNTSMLRSIAYKNRKLVNSKTKNNVTPLHMAVVYDNIDNIKYLVRNLKVDINAKDDDGWTALYYAAANNKKEAYKLLLRLGADKDIANNEGLKPADVLR; encoded by the coding sequence ATGAAAAAAATTTTTATTATTATGTTATATTTCAGTGTATTTCTATTTGCTGAAGATTTTACTGAGATATTAACTAATGAAGTATCAGAAGAAAATTTAATTGTAAGCTATGAAAGTATATATGATGCTATAGATAATTATGATGCTGAATATATAAGAACAGCTATAAGTAATGGAAATATAAATATCAATTCAAAACTGCCTGATGATTACACAAATAATTTAGGAGGAGCTACTCCTTTACTTTATTCTATATATAAAAATGCCGGGGAAATAACTGAAATATTAATAGAGAATGGAGCTAATTTAAAAGCCAGAGATTTTAAAACTTGGAATAGTATTATGTATGCTGCTGCTTTCTCTGACTTGAATACTATATCATTACTTGCTGAAAAAGACAGTACTTTGCTTGATACTAAGACAGAGTTTAATGTAACGCCTTTACATATAGCTTGCGATTATAATAATCTTGAAACAGTAATGTATTTATGCACTAATTCTAATATTGATATTAATGCAAGAGATATAGACGGTTGGACTGCTCTTTATCATGCGGCGCATTCTAAAAGTATGGAAACTTATAATTTGCTCATTATATTAGGAGCAGATACTAATATTGCGGATAATAATAATGTGCTTCCTGAGACTGTGCTTACTAGGAAAATTGAAGATGAAGTTAATGAATTAAGAGATATTGATATTGAATTATTTAAAGCTATAGAAAAAGATGATTATAGAAACATTAGAGCTTTAATAAATAGAGGTGCTAATATTAATGCTAAAGATGGTTATGGATTAAGTGCTTTACATTTGGCCATAAAAAATAATAGTTTTAAATCTGTTGATGTTCTTCTTGCAAATAAAAATATTGATTTAGAATCTAAACTTCCTGAAGGTTATTTCACTCATTTAGGAGATGATTCTACTGATGCTGTTTATATAGGTAAGGCAACTCCTCTGATATATGCTATATTTAAAAGTAAAGGCGATTCGAGAATATTTAATGAGCTTATGAAAAAAGGTGCAAATGTAAATGCTACTGATGAAGAAGGTTGGACTACTTTTTTATATGCTGCTGCTTTTGGAAATACTTCTATGCTGAGAAGTATTGCATATAAAAATAGAAAACTTGTTAATTCTAAAACTAAAAATAATGTAACTCCTTTGCATATGGCTGTTGTTTATGACAATATAGATAATATAAAATATTTAGTTAGAAATTTAAAAGTTGATATTAATGCTAAAGATGATGATGGATGGACTGCTCTTTATTATGCTGCCGCCAACAACAAAAAAGAAGCGTATAAATTGCTTTTAAGATTGGGTGCTGACAAGGATATAGCCAATAATGAAGGATTAAAGCCTGCCGATGTTTTACGATAA
- a CDS encoding ankyrin repeat domain-containing protein — protein sequence MIRNGFLLIILLFTISFNIFALTQKEQEFFDAIKENKYESQLKNLLRYKMDLNATNEKGLTPLLYAIECGNEKAVRVLLEYNDVNIEAKLPDDFADYPYINKFEGDSFNIGGSTPLMFAIFKNNSRIVKQLIDKNADVKARDNEGTPVFLYACGFGNGNIIRMLLVKDRTLANDKTSNGNINGLHYAASLNNLENINFLVKNVNMNINDRDSNGCTALYYAAYYKKRESYNLLIKLGANKDIGDNYGVKPEYVLSGGSSSIDLGDNSTNNEDNLLTNTDDENMLIARTIQTSDTNALRNIMMYSNFNMNSIIISYETPLTYAIHLSKDDMVNELLKYRMNNTNIINIETSFLPAEEVYFDESTNGIEAVGNVYLGDASPLQYAIFNGNTNIINTLLRLGADINRKDSLGNNALMYAASYGSAEIIDTILNYSSNAYRVVDIYGDTPLHNAAALGNTNTLIALMNRTPININAQNIDGNTPLHFAVKNHNSNTYRFLLLKGADYTIKNYDGKTASDLLYGDGVESIENIIGNNTYTNNIMTNGVIDTNNGYYSDFYTNERLNNSKANNDLYGNTNLNNIDTNYNTVVTNSYYNMQYDNNDMIDDVKIVQANTFADDLIYEYSDDKTLDDANDDYVEPDTSDDYSDIYEASKPLFDAIYNGNIQDIMKAVSSGIDINSRNAEGFTPLLYAINYDKLEAMKALLSYSNAIDIEMPLNNYTNTYSVKGGNFSGEVLFNGTTPLQYAIFKGNTNAVNLLIENGADMRKKDYNGYCSLFYASAFSTPDMIYFLLTKDSSLTREKSLSGRTVIHFATIYGNDSAISYYLSNTFLSINAQDNEGNTPLHYANEKGYASTIKLLIERGARTDIKNNAGLIASDLLKK from the coding sequence ATGATTAGAAACGGATTTTTATTAATTATATTGCTTTTTACTATTAGTTTCAATATATTTGCATTAACTCAAAAAGAGCAGGAATTTTTTGATGCTATAAAAGAAAATAAATATGAATCACAATTAAAAAATCTTTTAAGATATAAAATGGATTTGAATGCTACAAATGAAAAAGGATTAACTCCGCTTTTGTATGCTATTGAATGCGGTAATGAAAAAGCTGTAAGAGTATTGCTTGAATATAATGATGTTAATATAGAAGCTAAACTTCCAGATGATTTTGCAGATTATCCGTATATAAATAAATTTGAAGGAGATAGCTTTAATATAGGAGGATCTACTCCTTTAATGTTTGCTATATTCAAAAATAATTCTAGAATAGTTAAACAGTTAATAGATAAAAATGCTGATGTTAAAGCTAGAGATAATGAAGGAACTCCTGTTTTTTTATATGCATGCGGTTTTGGAAACGGTAATATTATAAGAATGCTTCTTGTAAAAGATAGAACATTAGCTAATGATAAAACATCTAATGGTAATATTAATGGACTTCATTATGCTGCTTCTCTTAATAATTTAGAAAATATAAATTTTTTAGTGAAAAATGTTAATATGAATATAAATGATAGAGATTCAAACGGATGCACTGCTTTATATTATGCTGCTTATTATAAAAAAAGAGAGTCGTATAATCTTCTTATTAAACTTGGTGCTAATAAAGATATAGGTGATAATTATGGAGTAAAGCCTGAATATGTTTTATCAGGAGGAAGTTCATCTATTGATTTAGGTGATAATTCTACTAACAATGAAGATAATTTACTTACAAATACTGATGATGAAAATATGTTAATTGCAAGAACCATTCAAACATCAGACACTAATGCTTTAAGAAATATAATGATGTATTCTAACTTTAATATGAATTCTATAATTATATCTTATGAAACTCCTCTTACTTATGCTATACATCTTAGCAAAGATGATATGGTTAATGAGCTTCTTAAGTATAGAATGAATAATACAAATATTATTAATATAGAAACTTCTTTTTTACCAGCAGAAGAAGTGTATTTTGATGAAAGCACTAATGGAATAGAAGCTGTAGGCAATGTATATTTGGGTGATGCTAGTCCTTTGCAGTATGCTATATTTAACGGTAATACTAATATAATAAATACTCTTTTAAGACTTGGAGCAGATATAAATAGAAAAGACAGTTTAGGAAATAATGCTTTGATGTATGCAGCAAGCTATGGAAGTGCAGAAATTATTGATACGATTTTAAATTATTCAAGTAATGCTTATAGAGTTGTTGATATATATGGGGATACTCCTTTGCATAATGCAGCTGCATTAGGAAATACTAATACTTTGATTGCTCTTATGAATAGAACTCCTATTAATATAAATGCACAAAATATAGATGGTAATACACCTTTGCATTTTGCAGTAAAAAATCATAATAGTAATACATATAGATTCTTATTATTAAAAGGTGCTGATTATACTATAAAAAATTATGATGGAAAAACTGCTTCTGATTTACTTTATGGTGATGGAGTTGAGAGTATAGAAAATATTATAGGTAATAATACATATACAAATAACATTATGACAAATGGTGTTATTGATACAAATAATGGTTATTATAGTGATTTTTATACCAATGAAAGATTAAATAATAGTAAAGCAAATAATGATTTATATGGAAATACAAATTTAAATAATATAGATACAAACTATAATACAGTAGTTACTAATTCATATTATAACATGCAGTACGATAATAATGATATGATTGATGATGTTAAAATTGTACAGGCTAATACTTTTGCTGATGATTTAATATATGAGTATAGTGATGATAAAACTCTTGATGATGCGAATGATGATTATGTAGAGCCTGATACAAGTGATGATTATTCAGATATATATGAAGCAAGCAAGCCTTTATTTGATGCTATATATAATGGTAACATTCAAGATATAATGAAAGCTGTTTCAAGCGGTATAGATATAAATTCAAGAAATGCAGAAGGTTTCACTCCATTACTTTATGCTATTAATTATGATAAATTAGAAGCTATGAAAGCGCTTTTAAGTTATAGTAATGCTATAGATATAGAGATGCCTCTTAACAATTACACTAATACTTATTCTGTAAAAGGAGGCAATTTTAGCGGAGAAGTATTATTTAACGGCACAACTCCTTTACAATATGCAATATTCAAAGGCAATACTAATGCTGTGAATCTGCTTATAGAAAATGGTGCTGATATGAGAAAAAAAGATTATAATGGTTACTGCAGTTTATTTTATGCATCAGCATTTTCTACTCCGGATATGATATATTTTTTACTCACAAAAGATTCATCTTTAACTAGAGAAAAATCTTTAAGCGGAAGAACTGTTATTCATTTTGCTACGATTTATGGTAATGACAGTGCCATATCATATTATTTATCAAACACTTTTTTAAGTATTAATGCTCAGGATAATGAAGGAAATACTCCTTTGCATTATGCCAATGAAAAAGGATATGCTTCAACTATAAAACTTCTTATAGAAAGAGGGGCAAGAACTGATATAAAAAATAATGCAGGGCTTATAGCTTCCGATCTATTAAAAAAATAA